AATGATCTAACAAACGCAGGTATTGCAGTGGTCCTGTCTTTATTAAATCAGGGCGTCAAGCCAGATGATATTGTTTTGCAAGGCGATTGCTTTGGGGCGTCAGTAGCGCTGGAGGTAAAAAATGAGATTGAGAAGCAAGCTGATATAAAAGTACGACTTATAATGAACAATGCATTTAAATCGTTTAAAGCCGCTGTTTCAGACTTAATCGACAGATCTCCTTTAGTTCCTTCAGCATCAAAATCTATTGTTAAAAATTTGCTGGAATTTACCGGATGGAACGTTGCCCCTGGGCAAAAATACATCCATTCAGATCCCTACCAGTGCTATATTCAACATGAAGGGGATCAAACCTTAATCACCGCAACTTTATTCTCCAAGGTGGCTAAATATGCAGAAGAAATAAGGACAGGGAGAACTACATCCCGCTCAAGAGATCCTGTTATTGACAGATGCCCTGAGGAATACAAACCATATCGTGACTTTCTTGATGAGAATTGTTTTGTCAGAGTTAGAGAGTCTGCAAAAAAACGGTTGGCTACTAAATTTGGTGTGGACAGCTGCGGTGAGGTTAATGCTCATTTTGCCGATCTTTGTGAATTAGAAATGTTGGGAGGGCAATCGGTCTATGAAGGATTTATTAATAACTACTTGGTAATGTCAGATAAATACATTAAGGCGCACCCTCAAGTAGACTTAGATCTTGATAAAATTAATTTTCTTTCTTCTAAGAGTTTGGACATTACCCCAAAATGATTCAACGTTGTGCTTATGGGTTTAGAAATTTTGAAAATTACAGATTAAGGGGTATGCCCACCGAGATCAATCACCAGCCCGTATCCCAGGTTTTCATTGTTTTTTCCGATCTGTGGCAGCAAGGTTCTGGGAGCATCAGATACACAATGAATCAGATTTGCAGGCGCATATTGATTATATTCAGTCTGAGTTATTGGATGAGAATTGGGGTGGTGTGGCTGTGAGAGAGGAGTTTGGAGAGTAAATTGATGGTAAAGATAAACCCTGGTCACGGGTTTGGCCCCCCTCCCATGTTTTGCTATTATGTCGAGAGAGTAAGCTCATTGATAAAATCCGGTTAAAGGATAATATCATCCAAACAATCCACAATGGAGGAACAGTATTTTCTCTTCCAGTCCAGTTTCAGTCCGATGATTTAGGACGGATAC
Above is a genomic segment from Legionella pneumophila subsp. pascullei containing:
- the sdbB gene encoding Dot/Icm T4SS effector alpha/beta hydrolase → MTRSKELKTRNSSFFQNHLKVSVGKLLFSEGVGDWYKKKGYGAQDAEKDFLAPFADFLNQQKNNPEATYFNAFQNLELTLNRVPSQLVSGDSCELEVLKCEPEPDSPQKPGTGKHIVYFPGANTYYQACFRDISAAAKETGATVHALNFPGIGMSTGEVVDANDLTNAGIAVVLSLLNQGVKPDDIVLQGDCFGASVALEVKNEIEKQADIKVRLIMNNAFKSFKAAVSDLIDRSPLVPSASKSIVKNLLEFTGWNVAPGQKYIHSDPYQCYIQHEGDQTLITATLFSKVAKYAEEIRTGRTTSRSRDPVIDRCPEEYKPYRDFLDENCFVRVRESAKKRLATKFGVDSCGEVNAHFADLCELEMLGGQSVYEGFINNYLVMSDKYIKAHPQVDLDLDKINFLSSKSLDITPK